GGTGGAGGCGTACTACCGCCAGCACGTGCTGTCCTTCGAGGGCATCAAGCCGCCCTACCAGGCGCCCGAGGTCGACCAGGTGCACTGGTTCTCGTACGTGGTGCACCTGGGCACGCGCTTTAGCCGCTCCAGTCGCGACGCCATCGTCGAGGATCTGCGCACCGAGGATGTCGAGTCCCATCCGTACTGTCAGCCGCTGCATCGCCAGCGCGCCTATCTGCCGGCCGGCACGGCGGCGATCAAGCTGTTCGTCACCGAAAAACTGGCCGACCGCGCCGTCGCGCTGCCGTTCCACGGGCACCTGACCGAGGAACAGGTGGCCTTCGTCGTGGCCACCATGAAGGATGCCTCGGTCAACGTCGGTGCCGGAGCGGCGATTTATTAGTCATTAGCAACCCAAAGGAGACCGTCCATGCCATTCATCACCGTCCAGCCGTCCGGCAACCGTTTCGAGGCCGCGACCGGCAGCAGCCTGCTGGCCGCCCTGCTGGCGGCCGGCGAACCCATTCCCCACAAATGCGAGGGCAAGGCGCAGTGCGGTTCCTGCCATGTGTTCGTGCACGAAGGCCGCAAGTCGATCTCGAAGATCGGGGCGGCCGAGAACGAGCGCCTGGACACCATCGTCGGCGTCGGCTCGAAGTCGCGCCTGGCCTGCCAGTCCATCCTCGGCGCGGAGGACGTCACCGTCGAACTGCTCGGTTTCGGCTCCGGCCTGTGACCGCGGCCGGTTCAATCCCCCACACCCGGAGATACCCCATGACCGCGGATGAAACGATGATTCACGTGCGCTTCGCACCGGACGGCACCGTCACCGAGATCAGCGCCCGTCCGGCCGGTCTTGGCGCGCAGGACTGGTTCAACCTGCTCAGCGAGGTCGCCGGGCAATACTTTGCCGCCCTGTCCGGCGGGCGCGGCCTGTTTCGCCTGCCGCCGGCAGCACTGGGCGCCGTGCAGGCCAAACTGGGCGAGGCCGCCTGATGGACGCCCCCGTCGCCGCCGTGCTGGCCGGCCTGTCCGCCGGACAGGTGGTGCCCTACCTTGGCCCCGGCGTGCTGGCGCTGGCCGGCCCGGCCTGCCCGCTGCCGGCCGCGCCGCAGGCATTGGTCAAGCACCTGACG
This Immundisolibacter cernigliae DNA region includes the following protein-coding sequences:
- a CDS encoding 2Fe-2S iron-sulfur cluster-binding protein — its product is MPFITVQPSGNRFEAATGSSLLAALLAAGEPIPHKCEGKAQCGSCHVFVHEGRKSISKIGAAENERLDTIVGVGSKSRLACQSILGAEDVTVELLGFGSGL